GAACTTTCTGGCGCATGCCATGGGGTCAAGGGCTACCCCTCGCTCCTCTCCACCCGCCAGCTCCGGTATCGCGAAATCCGGGGATATGTGGATAAGTCGCAAGCGCGACTTCACCACATACCCCCGGCTCAACATCAGCAGCAAATTCCCTCATAATTGGAGGGTAGACACCCATGAGCGCGACGTCTTCACTGGGGTCGAGACCCAGGGCGGCAATCTCGTCAGGCAGGCCCGAACAGGCCGTACCAAGGTGGATATCGCCGATGGCGAGAATTGCGGCGCCTTCATTCATGCCGTTCCGGCCCAGCCCGATCAGCGAGATGCGGGCTAACCATAACGCAAGCTCTGGCTAAACCCTACCCTCCAAGCCGGAACCCGCCGACCCCCGGCAGGGACACAAGCATAAGAAAACAGTTATGCCAAAAAATACGCCCCGCCTGGTTATTGGGAGCGGGTGGCTCGGCGATTGTTGTCAAGCTTGACAGGCCTCACAGGCGCCTAACGTTGTGGGTCTTGCTGCGCCGGCTGCGGCTGCCGGCGCGGCCGCCGGTGGAGCGCGGTCGGTCCTTCTTCAGGCGGCCCTGCGAGCCCAGGCCAAGCTCGCTCTCGCGCAGGCGCTTGATTTCGTCGCGCAGGCGCGCCGCCTCTTCGAATTCGAGCTCGGCGGCGGCCGCCAGCATGCGCTCGTCGAGCTCGGCCAAATAGGCCTCGAGATTATGGCCGATCAGGTGGCGGGTCTCATGGTCGCCGGTATCCACGGTGACGTAGTCGGCCTCGGAGATGCTTTGCAGCACGTCGGAGATGGATGTCCGTATCGATTCCGGGGTGATGCCGTGGGCCGCGTTGTAGGCCTGCTGGCGCTCACGCCGCCGGTTGGTCTCGTCCAGCGCGCCCTCCAGGCTGGCCGTCATCTTGTCGGCATAGAGCACCACCCGGCCGTCCAAATTGCGGGCCGCCCGGCCGATGGTCTGGATCAGCGAGGTGCGCGAGCGCAGGAAGCCTTCCTTGTCGGCGTCGAGAATGGCCACCAGGGCGCATTCCGGGATGTCCAGGCCCTCGCGCAAGAGGTTGATGCCGATCAGCACGTCGAAGGCGCCGAGCCTGAGATCGCGGATGATCTCGATGCGCTCGAGCGTGTCGATGTCGGAGTGCAAATAGCGCACCCGAATGCCGGCCTCGTGCAGGTATTCCGTGAGGTCCTCGGCCATGCGCTTGGTCAGCGTGGTGACCAGCACGCGCTCGCCCCTCTCGGCCGCATCGCGGCATTCGGCCAGCAGGTCGTCGACCTGGCTTTCCACCGGGCGCACGATGCAGACCGGGTCCATCAGGCCGGTGGGCCGGATCACCTGGTCGATGATGACGCCGGCGGTGCGTTCCAGCTCCCAGGGCCCGGGCGTGGCCGAAACGAACACGGTCTGGGGCCGCATGGCCTCCCATTCCTCGAACTTGAGCGGCCGGTTGTCGACGCAACTGGGCAGCCGGAAGCCGAATTCGGAAAGCGTCGTCTTGCGCTTGAAATCGCCGCGGAACATGCCGCCCAATTGGGGCACGGTGACGTGGCTCTCGTCGACCACGATGAGGGCCGAACGCGGCAGGTACTCCATCAGCGTCGGCGGCGGCTCGCCGGGCCGGCGGCCGGTGAGAAAGCGCGAATAGTTCTCGATGCCGGCGCAGCTGCCGGTGGTGATCATCATCTCCAGATCGAAGGTGGTGCGCTGCTCCAGGCGCTCGGCCTCCAGCAGTTTGCCGTGGGCCTGGAATTCCTCGAGGCGCTGGGCCAGCTCCGCCTTGATGCCCTTGGCCGCCTGTTGCAGCGTCGGCTTGGGCGTGACGTAGTGCGAGTTGGCGTAGACCTTGACGAAATCGAGGCGGTCGGTCTTCTCGCCGGTCAGGGGGTCGAACTCGGTGATCTGCTCGATCTCGTCGCCGAACAGGCTAAGCTGCCAGGCCCGGTCCTCCAAATGCGCCGGGAAGATCTCCACCGAATCGCCGCGCACGCGAAAAGTGCCGCGGACGAAATTGGCATCGTTGCGGCGGTAGTGGATCTCGACCAGGCCACGCAGCAGCGCTGCACGCTCGATGCGCTCGCCGACCTTCAGGGGAATGGTCATTTCCTGGTAGGTCTCGACGTCGCCGATGCCGTAGATGCAGGAGACGCTGGCCACGATGATGACGTCGTCGCGCTCCAACAGCGAGCGCGTGGCGGCATGGCGCATGCGGTCGATCTGCTCGTTTATCGCGGCGTCCTTTTCGATATATGTGTCGGTGCGCGGGACGTAGGCCTCGGGCTGGTAGTAGTCGTAGTAGGAGACGAAGTACTCCACCGCGTTATTGGGGAAGAACTCCTTCATCTCGCCGTAAAGCTGGGCCGCCAGGGTCTTGTTGGGGGCCAGCACCAGGGCCGGCCGGTCCACCCGGGCGATGACGTTGGCCATGGTGAAGGTCTTGCCCGAGCCGGTGACGCCGAGCAGCACCTGGTCGCGCTCGCCCGCCTCGAGGCCGCCGATCAGGGCCTCGATGGCCTCGGGCTGATCGCCGGACGGCGTGTAGTCCGAGACCAGTTCGAGCGGCCGGCCGCCCTCCAGTTTTTCGGGGCGGCGCGGTGCCATGACGGTTTCGCTGACCTGGCTAGCCGGCATCTCTCACCGGGTCATGGCCTGCGCGTCGCTGTCGGACCGACAGGGAAGGAAATCCGTGCCGCGCGATGGGGGGCATCGGGCAAGGGGTTTGACGCACCCTGTCGGTGCGACAGTGCCGCCCAAAGGGTCGCGCGCGGACTTCGGCCTGGTATCGCGGCGCCTGGACGCGACGCAGGCCGTGACCCGGTGAGAGATGCGGGCTAATGCTCATGGTCCCTATATAGGGCGGGAAGGGCCCCCGGTATAGGGGGCCGGCTATGGGCAGTGGCTATTCGATGACCAGGCGGTCGAACATGCCCTGGGTGAGGAAGACCGGGTTGCCCGAGCTCAGCCAGTAGGTGCCCTCGCGTACCGGCACGAAGGAGACGAAGGCCGAGTGCCCGGACGGCACCACGATGTATTCGACGGTGATGGCGGTCCAGGGCTGGGGCGGCTGCGGGGCGGCTGCCTTTTCCTCCCTGGCCTCTTCGCCCTTCTCGCCGTCTTCCTTTTTTTCTTCATCCTTGGCCACGGGCCCGAGGTCGCTGGCCCGGCTCGGCGTGCGCTCGAAGGTCAGGTCGTCGTCATCGTCGAAGGCACCCTGGCTGGGCAACTTTATGACCGGCGCGGCTTTCGCCACCTGGGTGCCGCCGGCCTCGGCTTGGTCTTCGTCGGTCTTGAGCGCTAGGGCGTCGTCGTCCTTGGCGTCCGCCTCGTCCTGGTCTTCGTCGTCGTCGGTCTTGAGCGCTAGGGCGTCGTCGTCCTTGGCATCTTGGTCGGCGTCGTCGTCCTTGGCGTCGGCCTCGGCCTGGTCTTCTTCGTCGCCGGTCTTGAGCGCTAGGGCGTCGTCGTCCTTGGCGCCTTCGTCGGACTCCACTTCGTCGTCGTCGATCTTGAGCGCCAGGGCATCGTCGTCCTTGGCGTCCGCCTCGGTTTCGTCTTCGTCGATCTTGAGTACCAGGGCGTCATCGTCCTTGACGCCTTCTTCGGACTCCACTTCGTCGTCGTCGACCTTCAGCGCCTCGTCGTCGTCCTTTAGCGCCACGTCGTCGCCGCCCTCGCCTTCGTCGGCTTCGTCCCCGTCTTCGTCGTCGATTTTCAAGGTGTCTTGGCCGTTGTCTTCACCTTGGCCCTCGTCGTCGACCTTCAGGGTGTCTTCGTCTTCCTCTTTGATCTCCAAGGCCAAGGTATCGTCGTCCTTTGCTTCGTCGTCCTTGTCGGCGGCTTCGTCGGATTCGTCATTGCCGCCGTCCTTGGCATCTTGGTCGGCTTCGTCTTCCTTCAGGTCGTCGTCGTCGATCTTCAGCGCAGCGCCGTCATCCTTGGATTTTGCCGCCCCTGTGGCCTCGGCATCGTCCTCCTTCAGATCGTCGTCGTCGATCTCCAGCGACAAGGCGTCGCTGTCCTTGGCATCGCCGTCCTTGGCCTTGCCGGGCTTCGCCTTGCCGCCCTTCTTGGCCTTCCCGCCCTTTTTGCCCTTGCCGTCCTTCCCCTCCGCCTCGTCTTCCTCCTCGGGCCCGACCTCGGGCAGTCTCTCGGGGGCCGGCTTCCAGGCCCGGTTGGGGTCTTTGAGGCCGCCGATCGAGGCCGTCTCGACGATCTCCACGTCGCGCACGGCGATCGAGCGGAAGAAGGCCCGGGCCTCGAACATGTGCGCTTCCTCGCCGGTGTTGCGCAGCTCCAGCCGGTAGGGCACGCCCTTTTTGAAGCTTGGCTCGCCGTGCGCGAAGATGAACTCGGTAACGATGATGCGGGCCGGCTTGGCGCGGCTCCAGTCGACGCCCTGATGGGCCGCCGCGGTGGCGTGCGCGGGCATCTCCTCCAGCGGCAACTGGCCGACGCAGCCGGCCCCGGCTCCCAGCAGCACCAGGCCGCAGGCCGGGCGCAGCAAGGCGCGCCCAGGAACGCCGCCGAAAAGAAAGTCAGGCCAAAGCCCCATGCCCTCGTGGTCTCCGCTCGTCAGGCCGTCCGATCCCCGGCCACGGCACCTAACCATACATTTTCCAACGATTTTTTCCAGCAGCAAGCGGCACCGGCAAAACCGCCGTGACCCGGCGGGAAAAGCGGGCTAGGTTGGCCTCCCGCGTCCGCTCAAGCCACCACCGGGGGCCCCTCATGTCCATCACCGCCGCCGCGCTCGACCGCATCCAGCCGTCACCCACCCTGGCCGTCACGGCCAAGGCCCAGGAGCTGCGCGCCCAGGGCCGCGACGTCATCAGCCTGGGTGCCGGCGAGCCCGACTTCGATACCCCCGACCACGTCAAGCAAGCCGCGATCAAAGCCATCCGCGAGGGCGAGACCCACTATACCGCGGTCAACGGCACGCCGGCCCTGCGCCAAGCCATCGCCGACAAGTTCAAGCGCGAAAACGGCCTCGATTACGGCCTCGACCAGATCACTGTCGGCTGCGGCGGCAAGCAGGTGCTTTATAACGCCATCATGGCCACCGTCGATCCCGGCGACGAGGTCATCATTCCGGCGCCCTACTGGGTCTCCTATCCCGACATCGTGCTGCTGGCCGGCGGCACGCCGGTGATCGTGGGCAGCAGCCAGGAAAGCGGCTTCAAGGTGACGCCCGAGGCCCTGGCGGCGGCGATTACGCCAAAGACCAAGTGGCTGATGCTGAACTCGCCTTCCAACCCCAGCGGCGCCGCCTACAGCCGGGCCGAGCTGGCGGCGCTGGGCGGCGTGCTGGCCGACCACCCGCAGGTCTGGGTGATGAGCGACGATATTTACGAGCACCTGATTTACGACGGCTTCGAATTCGCCACCATGGCCCAGGTGGTGCCGGAGCTATACCAACGCACGCTGACGCTGAACGGGGTATCGAAAGCCTACGCCATGACCGGCTGGCGCGTGGGCTATGCCGGCGGCCCGGTCGAGGTCATCAAGGCCATGGCCAAGATCCAGTCGCAAAGCACCACCCACACCAGCTCGATCAGCCAGGCCGCGGCCGTCGAGGCCCTGAACGGCACACAGGACTTTCTCGCCGACTGGGTGGAAACCTTCCGCCAGCGCCGCGACCTCGTCGTCGGCATGCTCAACCAGGCCACGGGCCTCAGTTGCCTGAGCCCCGAGGGGGCGTTTTATGTCTACCCAAGTTGCGCCGAACTGATGGGCAAGAAGACCCCCGAGGGCAACGTCATCGCCAACGACGGCGATTTCGTCACCTACCTGCTGGAGAGCGAGGGCGTGGCGGCGGTGCAGGGTGCGGCCTTCGGGCTGGAGCCTTATTTCCGCATCTCCTACGCCACCTCGACCGAGGCGCTGGAGGAAGCCTGCAAGCGCATCCAGCGGGCCTGCGCGGCGCTGGTCTGAGGCCGGCGGGCCGGCGGAGCGGAGGCATGGCCGCAGGCCCCAGCTTCGCCGTGATGGGGGCCGGCGCCATCGGCGGCTATTTCGGCGGCCGTCTGGCGGCGGCCGGCCTGGGGGTCGGTTTTATCGCCCGCGGGGCACAGCTCGAGGCCCTGCAAGCCGACGGGCTGCAAATCCTCAGCCCGCT
The genomic region above belongs to Alphaproteobacteria bacterium and contains:
- the uvrB gene encoding excinuclease ABC subunit UvrB yields the protein MAPRRPEKLEGGRPLELVSDYTPSGDQPEAIEALIGGLEAGERDQVLLGVTGSGKTFTMANVIARVDRPALVLAPNKTLAAQLYGEMKEFFPNNAVEYFVSYYDYYQPEAYVPRTDTYIEKDAAINEQIDRMRHAATRSLLERDDVIIVASVSCIYGIGDVETYQEMTIPLKVGERIERAALLRGLVEIHYRRNDANFVRGTFRVRGDSVEIFPAHLEDRAWQLSLFGDEIEQITEFDPLTGEKTDRLDFVKVYANSHYVTPKPTLQQAAKGIKAELAQRLEEFQAHGKLLEAERLEQRTTFDLEMMITTGSCAGIENYSRFLTGRRPGEPPPTLMEYLPRSALIVVDESHVTVPQLGGMFRGDFKRKTTLSEFGFRLPSCVDNRPLKFEEWEAMRPQTVFVSATPGPWELERTAGVIIDQVIRPTGLMDPVCIVRPVESQVDDLLAECRDAAERGERVLVTTLTKRMAEDLTEYLHEAGIRVRYLHSDIDTLERIEIIRDLRLGAFDVLIGINLLREGLDIPECALVAILDADKEGFLRSRTSLIQTIGRAARNLDGRVVLYADKMTASLEGALDETNRRRERQQAYNAAHGITPESIRTSISDVLQSISEADYVTVDTGDHETRHLIGHNLEAYLAELDERMLAAAAELEFEEAARLRDEIKRLRESELGLGSQGRLKKDRPRSTGGRAGSRSRRSKTHNVRRL
- a CDS encoding pyridoxal phosphate-dependent aminotransferase, producing MSITAAALDRIQPSPTLAVTAKAQELRAQGRDVISLGAGEPDFDTPDHVKQAAIKAIREGETHYTAVNGTPALRQAIADKFKRENGLDYGLDQITVGCGGKQVLYNAIMATVDPGDEVIIPAPYWVSYPDIVLLAGGTPVIVGSSQESGFKVTPEALAAAITPKTKWLMLNSPSNPSGAAYSRAELAALGGVLADHPQVWVMSDDIYEHLIYDGFEFATMAQVVPELYQRTLTLNGVSKAYAMTGWRVGYAGGPVEVIKAMAKIQSQSTTHTSSISQAAAVEALNGTQDFLADWVETFRQRRDLVVGMLNQATGLSCLSPEGAFYVYPSCAELMGKKTPEGNVIANDGDFVTYLLESEGVAAVQGAAFGLEPYFRISYATSTEALEEACKRIQRACAALV